Part of the Halorubrum sp. BV1 genome, CGGCTCCAACGGGACCCGGTCGGGATCGACCTCCTCGTACGCTTTGTCCGACGAGAGGATGGGGAGACCGCGCGTCTCGGCGGTCGCTGCGTGGAAGGAGTCGAACGGCGTCATGCCGTCCTCGAAGTAGGCGACCGCCTTCAGAACGACCTGCT contains:
- a CDS encoding PIN domain-containing protein, which encodes FAYLELLLVLERHQFDYVRLFANLLDVVPVGDETEQQVVLKAVAYFEDGMTPFDSFHAATAETRGLPILSSDKAYEEVDPDRVPLEPPADE